The DNA sequence TCTGACGTTCCCTAAAATGTAGATTGAAACATGGAGTTGTGGAGGTAATCAGTCGATCGACGAACGCATTATTCCTTTTTTGGATAGAAAAACGATGCCATGTTGTTGTACATTTGTTAGTTACTTTCGATGGATGAGGGATCAGCATGGAAGATATGTTTGATATACAAGTTAATCATCCATTTAACGCCTACGGTCCGTCCCATTTGGTCGCACTCTCGATTTTTGTCGCGGCGGTCGTCCTCTTGTTCGCATGCCGCAGGTGGTTTCAGCAAGGAGAGCGGCACACCTATGGGCGGTTGGTGCTCGCTGTCGTGCTCATTGTTAGCGAACTGTCGCTGAACGTCTGGTTCGCGTGGACCGGTAGTTTCAAAATTCGCGACGTGCTTCCGTTGGAATTGTGCACCGTGTCGCTATATGTATGTGTCGTTATGCTTCTCTTTAGAAGCAGGGCAGTGTTCCAGATCGTATACTTTACCGGGATTGGCGGGGCGCTACAGGCGTTGCTTACACCAGCACTCGACTATGCGTTTCCCCATTTTCGCTTTTGGCAATTTTTTATCGCACACGGCGCGATCATTTTAGCGGTTATGTATATGGTATGGGTGGAGAAGCACCGCCCAACGTTAAAATCAGTTGCGGTGACGATGGGTTTTTTGAACGTGCTCGCTGCCTTTGTTTGGGTCGTCGACGTGTTAACGGATCGGAATTACATGTTTTTGCTGCGCAAACCGGATACGGCTTCGCTGTTGGACGTGTTGGGGCCGTACCCGTGGTATATTCTCGCCTTGGAAGGCATCGCCTTGCTTACCTTTTTGCTGCTGTATGTGCCGTTTGCCTTGGCCGCGCGATGGGGTCGAAAAGTGCCGCGTGAGGTACCGTCGGCAACGTATCGCCCGGATTAGGAGGCATCTTCATACGAAAATATTGAGGCAGAATAGTATTGAGGCAGGATCGCGGCGGAATCGTGGCATCGTAAGAACGGGTCATCCCGTTGCTCCAAATTGGAGCGAACAACGAATTATGTAACGTTGTAG is a window from the Numidum massiliense genome containing:
- a CDS encoding YwaF family protein, encoding MEDMFDIQVNHPFNAYGPSHLVALSIFVAAVVLLFACRRWFQQGERHTYGRLVLAVVLIVSELSLNVWFAWTGSFKIRDVLPLELCTVSLYVCVVMLLFRSRAVFQIVYFTGIGGALQALLTPALDYAFPHFRFWQFFIAHGAIILAVMYMVWVEKHRPTLKSVAVTMGFLNVLAAFVWVVDVLTDRNYMFLLRKPDTASLLDVLGPYPWYILALEGIALLTFLLLYVPFALAARWGRKVPREVPSATYRPD